A single Candidatus Binatus sp. DNA region contains:
- the hflX gene encoding GTPase HflX, with product MHDVSNEHHERAILVGIELGSEVGIGSDESLEELKSLTESAGAEVAATVRQRLKAPDPRTFIGKGKAAEVHQLAQDKGANVAIFDDALSPAQARNLENELKLRVIDRSQLILDIFAQRARTLEGKLQVEIAQLSYLQPRLTRQWSHLSRVRGGGAGGGGVGTRGPGETQLEVDRRRLRERLTRLRARLREVERTRAIQRRRRLEAPYPTVALVGYTNSGKSTLMNALTDAGVETANRPFSTLDPTIRRLKLPGKMNVMLVDTVGFIHRLPHMLIDAFKATLEEVRTATMLLHVVDASSPLAPERMAIVDQVLEEIGAGAVPRLIVMNKADLLGDAPRRAGAHDSISISAKNSDGLDELLAAIARQLTGSREEISVTFPAGRGDLLAMARRDGEVLSEEYTDGLVSMRARVSAPVAGRLRKAAVESPQNHGSTIA from the coding sequence TTGCACGACGTATCGAACGAGCATCACGAACGCGCCATCCTGGTCGGAATCGAACTGGGTTCCGAGGTCGGAATCGGCAGCGATGAATCACTCGAAGAACTGAAATCCTTGACCGAGAGCGCCGGCGCCGAAGTCGCTGCGACCGTGCGCCAGCGCCTGAAGGCGCCCGACCCGCGCACTTTTATCGGCAAAGGCAAAGCGGCCGAGGTGCATCAACTCGCGCAAGACAAGGGCGCCAATGTCGCGATTTTCGACGACGCGCTCAGTCCCGCGCAGGCGCGCAATCTCGAGAACGAGCTCAAGCTCCGCGTGATCGATCGCAGCCAGCTCATCCTGGATATTTTTGCGCAGCGCGCGCGCACGCTCGAGGGCAAGCTGCAAGTCGAAATCGCGCAGCTCAGTTATCTGCAGCCGCGGCTTACGCGCCAATGGTCGCATCTTTCGCGAGTCCGTGGCGGCGGCGCGGGCGGAGGAGGAGTCGGCACGCGCGGACCGGGCGAAACGCAGCTTGAAGTCGATCGGCGCCGTTTGCGCGAACGCCTCACGCGGCTGCGTGCGCGGCTCCGCGAAGTCGAACGCACGCGCGCGATTCAACGACGCCGGCGGCTCGAGGCGCCCTACCCTACCGTCGCGCTGGTCGGCTACACGAACTCCGGCAAATCGACGCTGATGAACGCACTCACTGACGCGGGCGTCGAAACCGCGAATCGCCCGTTCTCGACGCTCGACCCGACGATTCGGCGGCTCAAGCTGCCCGGCAAGATGAACGTGATGCTGGTCGATACGGTGGGATTTATTCATCGCCTGCCGCACATGCTGATCGACGCGTTCAAGGCGACGCTCGAAGAGGTGCGCACGGCGACGATGCTGCTGCACGTGGTCGATGCGAGCTCGCCGCTCGCGCCGGAGCGGATGGCGATCGTCGATCAGGTGCTGGAGGAAATCGGCGCGGGCGCGGTGCCGCGTTTGATCGTGATGAACAAGGCTGATCTCCTCGGCGATGCGCCGCGCCGCGCGGGCGCGCACGATTCGATTTCGATATCCGCCAAGAACTCGGACGGGCTCGACGAGTTGCTCGCGGCGATTGCGCGGCAGCTGACGGGCTCGCGCGAGGAAATCTCGGTGACGTTTCCGGCCGGCCGCGGCGATTTGCTGGCAATGGCGCGGCGCGACGGAGAAGTGCTAAGCGAAGAATACACCGACGGGCTGGTTTCGATGCGCGCGCGGGTCAGTGCGCCCGTCGCCGGACGGCTCCGAAAGGCGGCGGTCGAGTCGCCGCAGAATCATGGCAGCACCATCGCATAA
- a CDS encoding class II histone deacetylase produces the protein MAEKKKTGFLFEEIYLWHDAAISAFPVEPGQHFENPETKRRFRDLLAVSGLLERLQPIRAIPAAEDDLARFHTRDYIAQIKRMSAERGGEAGEFTPFGPGSYEIALLAAGGVMRAVEAVATGAVENAYALVRPPGHHAEPNRGRGYCIFGNIALAVMQARAKLGIERIAVVDWDVHHGNGTQQAFYENPNVLTMSIHQDNLYPANSGSMDDNGIGKGAGYNINIPMPPGCGGGAYVAAFEQVIVPALKKFKPELIVVASGLDAAGTDPLGRMMLQSEHYRRLTRMILEVAAEVCAGRVVLSHEGGYSAVYVPFCGLAIMEELSGIRTGIVDPFLELAQSWGYQELQPHQAAVIDRAAALLIRIK, from the coding sequence GTGGCCGAGAAAAAGAAGACCGGCTTCTTGTTCGAAGAAATCTACCTCTGGCATGACGCGGCGATCAGCGCGTTCCCGGTCGAGCCCGGCCAGCATTTTGAAAATCCGGAAACCAAGCGCCGCTTCCGCGATCTGCTCGCCGTTAGCGGCCTGCTCGAACGCCTACAGCCGATCAGGGCGATTCCCGCCGCCGAAGATGATCTCGCTCGCTTCCACACTCGCGATTACATCGCGCAGATCAAGCGCATGTCGGCGGAGCGCGGCGGCGAAGCCGGTGAATTCACTCCCTTTGGCCCCGGCAGCTATGAAATCGCTTTGCTCGCCGCGGGCGGCGTGATGCGCGCGGTCGAAGCGGTGGCGACAGGTGCTGTCGAAAATGCCTACGCCTTGGTGCGTCCGCCCGGTCATCATGCGGAGCCGAATCGCGGCCGCGGATATTGCATCTTCGGCAACATCGCGCTCGCCGTGATGCAGGCAAGAGCGAAGCTTGGAATCGAGCGAATTGCAGTTGTCGATTGGGATGTGCATCACGGCAACGGCACGCAGCAGGCGTTTTACGAAAATCCGAACGTGCTGACGATGTCGATTCATCAGGACAATCTTTACCCGGCGAACAGCGGCAGCATGGACGACAACGGAATCGGCAAGGGCGCCGGTTACAACATCAACATCCCGATGCCGCCCGGATGTGGCGGTGGCGCATACGTGGCCGCGTTCGAGCAGGTGATCGTGCCGGCCTTAAAAAAATTCAAGCCCGAACTGATCGTGGTCGCGTCGGGGCTAGACGCGGCAGGCACCGATCCGCTCGGGCGCATGATGCTCCAGAGCGAACATTATCGTCGCTTGACGCGAATGATTCTGGAGGTCGCTGCCGAGGTCTGCGCGGGCCGCGTGGTGCTCTCGCACGAAGGCGGCTATTCGGCGGTGTACGTACCGTTTTGCGGCTTGGCGATCATGGAGGAGCTGTCCGGCATCCGGACTGGCATTGTCGATCCATTTCTCGAACTGGCCCAAAGCTGGGGCTACCAGGAACTTCAGCCGCATCAGGCGGCCGTTATCGATCGCGCGGCCGCGTTACTCATCCGGATCAAGTAA
- a CDS encoding McrB family protein — MWADKLVSAILERGYSNAWPEKFKAGFEAIFGGDGGRYPDSAKRHVTLRGPAPSEDKEGIVPFAALIHPSNPSTGPYGGTSLAVFPGDDAPCLISLVVGTSGLAPDEEILGRPGHARKAAAVCAWLNSGQRKLVAWSKHDPTRLDQRIPSEVADEFGNYSRAIGKYGHVLYAIYEPGSDKNQTLGALTAFLDLMFAERGIGPLTRFEADAHEIRTRWFHYLMPQVSNDAVAELLNERHYVILQGPPGTGKTHMARKLISTEYHDRGRTIQFHANTTYENFVGGLAPRTSSDSLGFQFAPHKGFLTQAAEQARASSGKYLLHIDEINRADLSKVLGEAIYLLEPDDLERRLIDLPYEFEPPTGNRLSLPDNLHILGTMNTSDRSLAIVDIAIRRRFAFTKLWPQISVVESEGCDLMKEAFQRLLSIFVDHATEDAMNLVPGHSYFLESNVQKARKRLETTLKPLLEDYLEQGYVSSFAEAVRSYLQWIDSQ, encoded by the coding sequence ATGTGGGCCGACAAGCTGGTTAGCGCGATTCTAGAGCGAGGTTATTCGAACGCCTGGCCGGAGAAGTTCAAAGCTGGGTTCGAAGCTATTTTCGGAGGAGACGGCGGCCGCTATCCGGACAGTGCGAAGCGGCATGTGACCCTGCGTGGACCGGCGCCTTCAGAGGATAAGGAGGGAATCGTACCATTCGCGGCGCTCATTCATCCTAGCAATCCCAGTACTGGACCGTATGGCGGGACCTCGCTTGCCGTTTTTCCGGGCGACGACGCGCCTTGCCTGATCTCGCTCGTGGTCGGGACTAGCGGCCTTGCTCCGGACGAAGAGATTTTGGGGCGTCCCGGGCATGCACGGAAAGCAGCAGCAGTTTGCGCTTGGCTGAACAGCGGGCAAAGAAAACTCGTCGCGTGGTCAAAGCACGACCCGACTCGCTTGGATCAACGCATTCCTTCGGAGGTCGCCGATGAGTTCGGCAATTACTCGAGAGCGATAGGAAAGTATGGCCACGTTCTGTACGCCATCTACGAGCCGGGTTCCGACAAGAATCAGACCTTGGGAGCGTTAACCGCATTTCTAGACCTGATGTTTGCGGAACGAGGCATTGGTCCGCTCACCCGCTTCGAGGCAGATGCACATGAGATTCGGACGCGCTGGTTCCATTACCTGATGCCACAAGTTTCAAACGATGCCGTCGCTGAACTTCTGAACGAACGCCACTACGTGATTCTGCAAGGTCCCCCGGGAACCGGTAAAACGCACATGGCGCGCAAGTTGATCTCGACGGAATACCATGACCGCGGCAGGACCATTCAATTTCACGCTAATACAACTTACGAGAACTTCGTCGGCGGGCTTGCACCAAGAACCTCGTCCGATAGCCTGGGATTTCAATTCGCGCCGCATAAGGGCTTCCTGACCCAAGCCGCCGAGCAAGCTCGCGCTTCGAGCGGAAAATATTTGCTCCATATCGACGAGATAAATCGCGCTGATTTGTCGAAGGTCCTCGGCGAGGCGATTTATTTGCTTGAGCCGGATGACTTGGAACGACGCCTAATCGATCTACCCTACGAATTCGAACCGCCGACCGGGAACCGACTTTCACTGCCTGACAACCTACACATACTCGGCACCATGAATACTTCGGACCGCAGTCTCGCGATCGTGGACATCGCGATTAGGCGCCGCTTTGCATTCACTAAGCTCTGGCCGCAGATATCGGTGGTTGAGAGCGAGGGATGTGACCTTATGAAGGAGGCGTTCCAACGCCTGCTCTCAATTTTTGTTGACCACGCGACCGAAGATGCGATGAACTTAGTTCCGGGTCATTCATATTTTCTGGAGTCGAATGTGCAAAAGGCGCGCAAACGGCTCGAGACGACGCTGAAGCCGCTGCTGGAGGACTACCTAGAACAAGGATACGTTTCGTCGTTCGCGGAGGCGGTGCGCTCCTACTTGCAATGGATCGATTCGCAGTGA
- a CDS encoding CaiB/BaiF CoA-transferase family protein, with translation MADGPLVGFRILDLTAVISGPFCTQLLGDLGADVVKIEPPEGDSMRRLGRPAKNGVTAAFLNFNRNKRSIVIDIKKEHGRDLVRRLAVKADALVENNRPGVADRLGIGYADIRRANPKIVYCSICGFGPKGRMANHPAYDPVIQGYSGMAFVQGGKSEKPTSVKMALADKISGMTAALSVVSALHAARARGVGQYIRVPMLEAMMAFSANDSIYGYTFVPEDEYKSQAPKSTTLDPFKTKDGWLTIAPFTDAQNQRLCEAVGHPEWWADAADKVERGRNMMRGLAKLFLERTTAEWLPIIEQADVPCGPVHNYETLFTDEEIVANDCFAIYEHPQVGSVRTVNPGARFTETPMKMWRIPPRLGEHTDEILREAGIEKSQVEELRSTKVIV, from the coding sequence ATGGCTGATGGACCGCTCGTAGGTTTTCGGATTCTCGATTTGACCGCTGTGATCTCGGGGCCGTTTTGCACCCAGTTGCTCGGCGATTTGGGCGCCGACGTGGTCAAGATCGAACCACCGGAGGGCGACTCGATGCGCCGTCTCGGGCGTCCGGCCAAGAACGGCGTCACCGCCGCGTTTCTGAATTTCAATCGCAACAAACGCAGCATCGTGATCGACATCAAGAAGGAGCACGGGCGCGATCTCGTCCGCCGCCTCGCGGTGAAGGCGGACGCGTTGGTCGAGAACAATCGTCCCGGCGTGGCGGATCGGCTCGGCATCGGCTACGCAGACATCCGGCGCGCGAATCCGAAAATCGTTTATTGCTCGATTTGTGGCTTCGGCCCGAAAGGCCGGATGGCCAATCATCCCGCGTACGATCCCGTCATCCAGGGCTACTCCGGCATGGCGTTCGTGCAGGGCGGCAAAAGTGAAAAGCCTACTTCGGTGAAGATGGCGCTGGCCGACAAGATCAGCGGGATGACTGCGGCGCTCTCGGTTGTCAGCGCGTTGCACGCGGCGCGCGCGCGCGGCGTCGGCCAGTACATCAGGGTGCCGATGCTCGAGGCGATGATGGCGTTCTCCGCCAACGATTCCATCTACGGCTACACTTTCGTGCCCGAGGACGAATACAAATCGCAGGCGCCGAAATCGACCACGCTCGACCCGTTCAAAACCAAAGACGGATGGCTGACGATCGCGCCCTTTACCGACGCGCAGAATCAGCGGTTATGCGAGGCGGTCGGCCATCCTGAATGGTGGGCCGACGCGGCCGACAAAGTAGAGCGCGGACGCAACATGATGCGCGGTCTCGCGAAACTTTTCCTCGAACGCACCACCGCCGAATGGCTGCCGATTATCGAGCAGGCCGACGTTCCGTGCGGCCCGGTGCACAATTACGAGACGCTGTTCACCGACGAAGAGATCGTCGCGAACGATTGCTTCGCCATCTACGAGCATCCGCAAGTCGGATCGGTCCGCACAGTGAATCCGGGCGCGCGCTTCACCGAAACGCCGATGAAGATGTGGCGCATCCCGCCGAGGCTCGGCGAGCATACCGACGAAATTCTGCGCGAGGCTGGAATCGAGAAATCCCAGGTCGAGGAACTGCGCTCGACGAAAGTGATCGTCTAG
- a CDS encoding carbon-nitrogen hydrolase family protein yields the protein MENPAMTFLAAAIQMTASSDKAANLERAERLVRVAAARGANLVALPEVFNWRGKRSEQAQAAETLDGQTLALMSKLARELRIHLLAGSITEHAPGETRCYNTSVLLDREGARVAVYRKIHLFDVELPGRVTARESDAKLSGADVVCAETALGPIGLSICYDLRFPELYRRLTFAGARIIAIPSAFTFPTGEAHWEPLIRARAIENQAYVIAPAQFGPNVYGYSDYGNSMIVDPWGRVLARAADQEGVVVAPIDLQYQDRVRSELPALKHARLHRESR from the coding sequence ATGGAAAATCCAGCGATGACGTTTCTCGCCGCGGCGATTCAGATGACCGCGTCGTCGGACAAGGCGGCCAACCTCGAGCGCGCGGAAAGACTCGTTCGCGTCGCGGCGGCGCGCGGCGCAAACTTGGTCGCGCTGCCCGAAGTTTTCAACTGGCGCGGAAAGCGCTCCGAGCAGGCGCAGGCGGCCGAGACGCTCGACGGGCAAACGCTCGCGCTGATGTCGAAACTTGCGCGCGAACTGCGGATTCATCTGCTCGCGGGATCAATCACCGAACATGCTCCCGGCGAAACGCGATGCTACAACACCTCCGTGCTGCTCGATCGCGAGGGCGCGCGCGTCGCCGTCTATCGCAAGATTCATCTGTTCGATGTCGAACTCCCTGGCCGGGTGACTGCGCGCGAATCCGACGCGAAGCTGAGCGGCGCCGACGTGGTATGCGCCGAAACTGCGCTCGGCCCGATTGGCCTCAGCATCTGCTATGACTTGCGCTTCCCGGAACTATATCGCCGGCTCACGTTTGCCGGCGCGCGGATAATCGCGATTCCGAGCGCGTTCACATTTCCGACCGGCGAGGCGCATTGGGAGCCGCTGATTCGCGCCCGCGCGATCGAGAACCAGGCTTACGTGATCGCGCCAGCGCAGTTCGGCCCGAATGTGTACGGCTACAGTGATTACGGCAATTCGATGATCGTCGATCCGTGGGGGCGCGTGCTCGCGCGCGCCGCCGATCAGGAAGGCGTCGTGGTAGCGCCGATCGATTTGCAATACCAGGATCGCGTGCGCAGCGAATTGCCGGCGCTGAAGCACGCGCGATTGCATCGCGAGTCCCGGTAA
- a CDS encoding CDP-alcohol phosphatidyltransferase family protein codes for MAAPSHKIADARNIKRADSFIHLLNIPNFLTLCRLGSIPIFLTLLSRDRYTAALYVFAAAAVTDALDGAVARLFNSRTELGAFLDPFADKLMLVSAFVVLTVENQFPGYLLSVVAIRDVTIAVGYLMLSFFTGERIPVRPSYLGKLSTFFQLGCVIAVLARVDDRWPQYFSALLIATVAVTAGSGIHYMYRGLEWLRSREPEMFVKSKID; via the coding sequence ATGGCAGCACCATCGCATAAGATCGCCGACGCGCGGAATATCAAGCGGGCAGATTCGTTCATCCATCTGCTGAACATTCCGAATTTTCTGACGCTATGCCGGCTTGGATCGATTCCGATTTTCCTCACGCTGCTGAGCCGCGATCGGTACACCGCCGCGTTGTATGTGTTCGCCGCCGCGGCGGTAACAGACGCGCTCGACGGCGCCGTCGCGCGGCTTTTCAATTCGCGGACCGAGTTGGGCGCGTTTCTCGATCCGTTCGCCGACAAGCTGATGCTGGTGTCGGCATTCGTGGTGCTGACGGTTGAAAATCAGTTCCCCGGCTACCTGCTGAGCGTGGTCGCGATTCGCGACGTGACGATCGCGGTCGGCTACCTGATGCTCTCGTTCTTCACCGGCGAGCGAATTCCGGTGCGGCCCAGCTATCTTGGCAAACTCAGCACGTTCTTCCAGCTTGGATGCGTGATCGCGGTGCTCGCGCGCGTCGATGACCGATGGCCGCAGTACTTCAGTGCGCTATTGATCGCGACGGTCGCGGTGACAGCCGGGTCGGGGATTCACTACATGTATCGCGGTCTCGAGTGGCTGCGCTCGCGCGAACCGGAGATGTTCGTCAAGTCGAAAATCGACTAG
- a CDS encoding rhodanese-like domain-containing protein has product MPEIGAIDPLALKARLDRGEQIFVLDVREPYEIELARFPGANHIPMDDIPARLDELDSNREIVVVCHHGVRSAQVAMYLARMGFARVLNLSGGIDLWSETADAHTPRY; this is encoded by the coding sequence ATGCCTGAAATTGGAGCCATCGATCCGCTCGCGCTCAAAGCGCGGCTCGATCGCGGCGAGCAGATCTTCGTCCTCGACGTGCGCGAGCCGTACGAGATCGAGCTCGCGCGGTTTCCCGGCGCGAATCACATCCCGATGGACGACATCCCGGCGCGCCTCGACGAACTCGATTCGAATCGCGAGATCGTCGTCGTATGCCATCACGGCGTCCGCAGCGCGCAAGTCGCGATGTATCTCGCGCGGATGGGCTTCGCGCGAGTGCTCAATCTGAGCGGCGGAATCGACCTCTGGTCGGAAACCGCGGACGCCCATACGCCGCGCTACTAA